A single region of the Rhodococcus sp. W8901 genome encodes:
- a CDS encoding quinone oxidoreductase family protein — MRGVLWSQAGGPDTLAARDGDDVHAAGGQVRVRTEASPVLWVETQMRAGLVPSPAAPPTVFGSQAVGLVDEVGDGVDPQLIGTRVAVSGVGIGAHAEFVCAAVEQCVAVPDAIGAVDAAVALTGLPVALALLERAGDLSDATVLVEAAGSGIGAYLTQLLRGRAGLVVATAGSDESRTRAASFGADVVLDHADLDRPGALAAAAGGRTIDAAFDSIGGSTARRVLDALTPLRGQLLSYGMLSGEAPRIAAADLYAGGYTVTACAGPAWLDRVAALRSIALDRVAGGTVRPVFDSTMPLDAVATAHRRIDERATSGTIVLVP; from the coding sequence ATGCGTGGGGTTCTGTGGTCACAGGCGGGCGGGCCGGACACGCTGGCGGCGCGAGACGGCGACGATGTGCATGCCGCCGGTGGGCAGGTGCGGGTGCGCACCGAGGCCAGTCCGGTGTTGTGGGTGGAGACGCAGATGCGGGCAGGGCTGGTGCCGTCGCCGGCCGCGCCGCCGACGGTCTTCGGCTCCCAGGCCGTGGGGCTGGTCGATGAGGTGGGCGACGGCGTCGATCCGCAACTGATCGGCACCCGGGTCGCGGTGAGTGGTGTGGGGATCGGCGCACACGCCGAGTTCGTCTGCGCCGCGGTCGAGCAGTGCGTGGCGGTGCCGGACGCGATCGGGGCCGTGGATGCGGCCGTCGCGCTCACCGGGCTCCCCGTCGCGCTCGCACTGCTGGAACGGGCGGGTGATCTGAGTGATGCGACGGTGCTCGTGGAGGCGGCGGGCAGCGGGATCGGTGCGTACCTGACGCAGCTGCTGCGAGGCCGGGCGGGGCTGGTGGTCGCAACCGCGGGGAGCGATGAAAGCCGCACCCGTGCAGCATCCTTCGGTGCAGATGTCGTGCTCGATCATGCCGACCTGGACCGACCGGGCGCACTCGCGGCGGCGGCCGGTGGGCGCACGATCGATGCGGCGTTCGACTCGATCGGGGGATCGACCGCACGGCGTGTGCTCGACGCCCTCACGCCGCTGCGCGGACAGTTGCTGTCGTACGGGATGCTCTCCGGGGAGGCGCCCCGGATCGCAGCGGCGGATCTGTATGCCGGTGGGTACACCGTCACCGCCTGCGCCGGGCCCGCCTGGCTCGACCGCGTCGCCGCGCTTCGTTCGATCGCGCTCGATCGCGTCGCCGGCGGCACGGTCCGGCCCGTCTTCGATTCCACGATGCCGCTCGATGCGGTGGCCACGGCCCACCGCCGGATCGACGAGCGAGCGACCAGCGGAACGATCGTGCTCGTGCCGTGA
- a CDS encoding bile acid:sodium symporter family protein has protein sequence MDSALATVALPAALAIIMFGLGLSLTVADFARVARHPRVVTIALACQLLILPAVAFGLVLLFDLPPLLAVGMMVLAASPGGTTANLFSHLYRGDVALNITLTAVNSVIAVVTLPLITNFALGHFDPDDTGTSMGLDFTKILQVFAIVLIPVAIGMLVRAKREDFAQRMDRPVRIASALVLVLVIVGTIAAERENVPSYLADVGVITILFCLISLAVGYWIPKLLSVGQRQAIACSMEIGVHNSTLAIAISISVLDSVDIAIPAAVYGVVMFPLAAAVGWLISRGTQAGTTDAVSVQDRTERASEAG, from the coding sequence ATGGACTCAGCCCTGGCCACGGTGGCCCTGCCGGCCGCCCTCGCGATCATCATGTTCGGCCTCGGCCTGTCGCTGACGGTCGCCGACTTCGCCCGCGTCGCACGACATCCCCGCGTCGTGACGATCGCTCTCGCCTGCCAGCTGCTGATTCTGCCGGCGGTGGCGTTCGGACTCGTGCTGCTGTTCGACCTGCCGCCGCTGCTCGCGGTCGGCATGATGGTGCTCGCGGCCTCCCCCGGCGGCACCACCGCCAATCTCTTCAGCCACCTCTACCGCGGCGACGTCGCCCTCAACATCACACTGACGGCGGTCAATTCGGTGATCGCCGTCGTGACGCTGCCACTCATCACGAATTTCGCGCTCGGCCACTTCGACCCCGATGACACCGGCACGTCGATGGGCCTCGACTTCACCAAGATCCTGCAGGTGTTCGCGATCGTGCTGATCCCCGTCGCGATCGGCATGCTCGTGCGTGCCAAGCGCGAGGACTTCGCGCAGCGGATGGACCGCCCGGTCCGGATCGCGTCGGCCCTCGTCCTGGTGCTCGTCATCGTCGGCACCATCGCGGCCGAGCGGGAGAACGTGCCGTCGTATCTCGCGGACGTCGGCGTGATCACGATCCTGTTCTGCCTCATCAGTCTCGCCGTGGGCTACTGGATCCCGAAACTGCTCAGCGTCGGGCAGCGTCAGGCGATCGCGTGCTCGATGGAGATCGGCGTCCACAACAGCACCCTGGCGATCGCGATCTCCATCAGCGTCCTCGACAGCGTCGACATCGCGATCCCCGCCGCCGTGTACGGCGTCGTGATGTTCCCACTGGCCGCGGCCGTCGGCTGGCTGATCAGTCGCGGCACGCAGGCCGGGACGACGGATGCCGTCTCGGTTCAGGATCGAACCGAGAGGGCCTCCGAGGCAGGCTGA
- a CDS encoding TetR/AcrR family transcriptional regulator, with protein sequence MPDARPERADAARNRRAILAAAQRLFTEHDPDRVSVDQIAAAAGVGKATVFHRFGSRNELVRAVVYEQANALRQAVLDAPPPLGPGAPADARLVAFLVAFAHLIVDHPALTAAYDASDADERADDLHRFWYDHLSALITEVRPDMDPDGTAVLLLAMVAGAARPLAAGGARAGRIVDSVEAVARSIVGDRA encoded by the coding sequence ATGCCCGACGCGCGACCGGAACGCGCCGACGCCGCCCGAAACCGGCGCGCGATTCTCGCCGCCGCGCAGCGTCTGTTCACCGAGCACGACCCGGACCGGGTGTCCGTCGACCAGATCGCCGCGGCCGCCGGTGTCGGGAAGGCGACGGTGTTCCACCGGTTCGGCAGTCGCAACGAACTGGTCCGCGCGGTCGTGTACGAACAGGCGAACGCGCTGCGCCAGGCGGTCCTCGACGCGCCACCGCCACTCGGTCCCGGAGCGCCCGCGGACGCGCGGCTCGTCGCATTCCTCGTCGCCTTCGCGCACCTGATCGTCGACCACCCCGCACTCACCGCCGCATACGACGCCTCCGATGCCGACGAACGCGCCGACGACCTGCACCGGTTCTGGTACGACCACCTGAGCGCGCTGATCACCGAGGTGCGGCCGGACATGGACCCGGACGGGACCGCCGTGCTGCTGCTCGCGATGGTCGCCGGGGCGGCGCGTCCGCTCGCCGCCGGCGGCGCCCGCGCCGGACGGATCGTCGACTCGGTCGAGGCGGTGGCCCGCTCGATCGTCGGCGACCGGGCATGA
- a CDS encoding alpha/beta fold hydrolase — protein MGQPSSREAFEPRRPVRFCTAPTGTRIAYTCMGRGKALLVPAAWISHLELLWQDPAYRAFFTPLAAVRTVVQYDRPGCGLSDPSPGTQGLDADVVVLRTLADHLDLERFDLLGISLGAPVSVSFAAQFPQRVGRLILYGGYADGSQIATPEVRTAMLGMIRAHWGLGSELLADVFLPDGSAATKALFARLQREAASPDLAVDLLAQCYEIDVDDLLARVAAPTLVVHRRGDRAIPYRAGREVAAHIPGARLLSLPGTSHFPFVGDSSAIVRAILEFLGSSPAPPSAERPGPPSGELTARQLQVAALVAEGMTNRQIAQRLGIEERSAEGHVERIRLRLGVTSRAQVAAWWGRRISAGSGTDVEVPD, from the coding sequence ATGGGCCAACCGTCCTCGCGGGAGGCATTCGAGCCGCGCCGCCCGGTCCGCTTCTGCACGGCGCCGACCGGCACGCGGATCGCGTACACCTGCATGGGACGGGGAAAGGCGCTTCTGGTTCCCGCGGCGTGGATCAGCCATCTGGAACTGCTGTGGCAGGACCCGGCCTACCGAGCCTTCTTCACGCCGCTGGCGGCGGTCCGGACAGTGGTGCAGTACGACCGGCCCGGCTGCGGGCTGTCCGACCCCTCGCCGGGGACGCAGGGACTGGATGCCGATGTAGTGGTGCTTCGGACCCTTGCCGATCACCTGGACCTGGAGCGCTTCGATCTGCTGGGCATCTCCCTGGGCGCACCGGTGTCGGTCTCCTTCGCGGCGCAGTTCCCACAGCGGGTCGGCAGGCTGATCCTGTACGGCGGTTACGCCGACGGCTCGCAGATCGCGACGCCGGAGGTCCGGACCGCCATGCTGGGGATGATCCGGGCGCACTGGGGGTTGGGGTCGGAGCTGCTGGCCGACGTCTTCCTCCCGGACGGCAGTGCCGCGACCAAGGCGCTCTTCGCCCGGCTGCAGCGGGAGGCGGCGTCGCCCGACCTCGCCGTCGATCTGCTCGCGCAATGCTACGAAATCGACGTCGATGATCTGCTCGCCCGGGTCGCCGCCCCGACCCTGGTGGTGCACCGGCGCGGAGACCGTGCAATCCCCTACCGCGCGGGCCGCGAGGTGGCCGCGCACATCCCCGGCGCCCGGCTGCTCTCGCTGCCCGGCACCAGCCATTTCCCGTTCGTGGGCGACTCCTCCGCCATCGTCCGAGCGATCCTGGAATTCCTGGGGAGCAGCCCCGCCCCGCCGTCGGCGGAGCGGCCGGGCCCGCCGTCGGGCGAGCTGACCGCGCGGCAGCTGCAGGTGGCGGCGCTGGTCGCCGAGGGCATGACAAACCGGCAGATCGCCCAGCGGCTGGGTATCGAGGAGCGCTCCGCCGAGGGGCACGTCGAGCGGATCCGTCTGCGGCTCGGC